The Periplaneta americana isolate PAMFEO1 chromosome 16, P.americana_PAMFEO1_priV1, whole genome shotgun sequence genome segment ATGAAGGCGCGAATGCCGTTTAAGGTCACTCGACTGCGTAAAGTACattccacaaatatcacatttgaatggtttctcaccACTATGCTGAAATTCGTGGATTTTTAAAGTTATTCTCTGTCGGAAGCACTTTCCACAttcatcgcatttgaatggtttctcatCTGTATGCTGACGTTCATGCTTTTTTAAGTCATTGGGCTGCGTAAAGCACTTTGCACAAACTtgacatttgaatggtttctcaccAGTATGAAGGAGTCGATGTCTTTTCAGGTTATTCgaacgtgtaaaacactgtccacaTACACTGCATTTGTATGGCTTCCCACAAACATCGCAAGTAGATCGCTTCTCATCAGTATAAGCCCGTAAATTCTTTGCCGAGGAAACAGAATGCTTGGTAGCCTCAAAAACAGTTTTGTGTTCTTTGTGTGCAATATCTTCGTATTCAGATGATATGGTGATGTCACGACTGTCTGGAAAGCTAGGATATAAATATGCCATCAGACAATAAAAGTCAGTAAATAAgtatttaacagaaaaaaaaagagaaatcacatCCACAATAAACcacatttaaatactgaaacTCAATATCAGGATACTGagtgacacacataacatttcTTTTGGAaggtgtatacagtatattaagggccgaattcatagtcaacacttatcgtaaggaaacccttaagcagttgctttAATCTCCacttcataaatcccactgaagtgaacacttattcaactAAGGTAGCTtatcagcttactcaagtgtttccttatatatgcattgtaatcagctgattcagtaCACAATGGATGCTGATTATGATTTTGATGAATTTATTGAGTCCTATAAtggaaatgaaaatgtgtttcggcAAAACAAAACATATATCAGAGATACGGAAAaacctttagagatgtataatggccaacaatttaagaggagatatcgtttcgacaagaacactgttatggatattctggtgtctctcattgaaattcacaatataatcatgaggcttaccgatttcaccaCTGCTGAAAATATTGGtagctttgagattttatgctacaACATCATTTCAGATtgagtgatatttttttttttttttttcgaaaagtattcacgtcccaacaaagtgttatttgcattttcgtttgtattccactcaaggaataagctgttaaaatttgcgtaatctTATAACTTT includes the following:
- the LOC138691475 gene encoding zinc finger protein 664-like isoform X1, whose protein sequence is MDAIKTEPEVDPLTVQSCDDAVKEETNSSPDEGNLLDLHVTKIKEECVDDSYNHTSEIKFEEIILSNNFPIVKSEAEEELCDLDTVKDELKLEVTTEENEILTDSFPDSRDITISSEYEDIAHKEHKTVFEATKHSVSSAKNLRAYTDEKRSTCDVCGKPYKCSVCGQCFTRSNNLKRHRLLHTGEKPFKCQVCAKCFTQPNDLKKHERQHTDEKPFKCDECGKCFRQRITLKIHEFQHSGEKPFKCDICGMYFTQSSDLKRHSRLHTGEKPFKCDVCGRCFTQSSTLKRHGKRH